In a single window of the Vibrio celticus genome:
- the folE gene encoding GTP cyclohydrolase I FolE, with protein MSGLSESAKLVKDALASRGLETPMSPNQVSREEKKERIEHHMREILTLLELDLTDDSLEETPQRIAKMYVDEIFSGLDYANFPKITVIENKMGVREMVRVKDITVTSTCEHHLVTIDGKTAVAYIPRGKIIGLSKINRIVRFFAQRPQVQERMTQQILVALQTLLETDDVAVTMDAVHYCVKSRGVMDATSETTTTALGGIFRSNPATRHEFLHGLR; from the coding sequence ATGTCAGGTCTTAGCGAATCAGCGAAGTTGGTTAAAGATGCGCTAGCAAGCCGCGGATTAGAGACACCAATGAGTCCTAACCAGGTTAGCCGAGAAGAGAAAAAGGAACGAATCGAACACCATATGCGTGAGATTCTAACTCTCCTTGAACTTGATCTTACGGACGATAGTCTGGAAGAAACACCGCAACGTATTGCTAAAATGTACGTTGATGAAATTTTCTCTGGTTTGGATTACGCTAATTTCCCTAAAATTACGGTAATCGAAAACAAGATGGGCGTTCGTGAGATGGTACGAGTAAAAGACATTACTGTGACCAGTACTTGTGAGCACCACTTAGTCACGATTGATGGTAAGACTGCGGTCGCTTATATTCCGCGTGGGAAAATCATCGGCCTTTCAAAGATTAATCGTATTGTTCGATTCTTTGCTCAGCGTCCACAAGTTCAAGAGCGTATGACTCAGCAGATCCTTGTTGCATTGCAAACGCTACTCGAGACCGATGACGTTGCTGTCACCATGGATGCCGTTCACTACTGTGTGAAGTCTCGCGGTGTAATGGACGCGACAAGCGAAACGACAACAACAGCTCTGGGCGGTATTTTCAGATCAAACCCAGCAACGCGTCACGAATTCTTACACGGCCTGCGTTAA
- a CDS encoding YaeQ family protein — protein sequence MALKPTIYKFRISLTDMNRDYYDSFNLTVAQHPSETEQRMMARIIAFCINASPELEFTKGLSSIEEPDLWQKSLDDQILEWIDVGEPDPERVKKATRLSKSVSVFSFNTKSNVWWEQNKGKFGYLKAQIVRLDNDGIEQLAAMTQRTMDLSVMLSGNSAFVNSDTQSAEVTWEELQSND from the coding sequence ATGGCTCTTAAACCGACAATCTATAAGTTTCGTATCTCTTTAACCGATATGAATCGCGACTACTACGACTCTTTTAATCTAACGGTTGCACAACACCCTTCTGAAACAGAACAGCGCATGATGGCGCGTATCATTGCTTTCTGTATCAATGCATCTCCTGAACTTGAGTTCACTAAAGGGTTGTCTAGCATTGAAGAACCCGATTTATGGCAGAAGTCGTTAGATGACCAAATCTTAGAGTGGATTGATGTTGGCGAACCCGATCCAGAACGCGTTAAGAAAGCGACTCGCTTATCTAAGTCTGTGAGCGTGTTCAGCTTCAACACTAAATCGAATGTTTGGTGGGAACAAAACAAAGGTAAGTTCGGTTACCTGAAAGCTCAGATCGTTCGCCTAGACAACGATGGTATTGAGCAACTAGCAGCGATGACACAACGTACTATGGACCTTTCAGTCATGCTGTCGGGTAACTCTGCGTTCGTAAACAGCGACACGCAATCTGCAGAAGTAACGTGGGAAGAGCTACAGAGTAATGACTGA
- a CDS encoding cold-shock protein, with amino-acid sequence MSNTVTGTVKWFNETKGFGFIQQENGPDVFAHFSAITGDGFKTLAEGQKVEFVVSQGQKGPQADSIKVL; translated from the coding sequence ATGTCTAACACAGTTACTGGTACAGTAAAATGGTTCAACGAAACTAAAGGCTTCGGCTTCATTCAACAAGAAAACGGTCCAGACGTATTCGCACACTTCTCTGCTATCACTGGCGACGGTTTCAAAACTCTTGCTGAAGGCCAAAAAGTTGAGTTCGTAGTATCTCAAGGTCAAAAAGGCCCTCAAGCTGACAGCATCAAAGTACTTTAA
- a CDS encoding ABC transporter ATP-binding protein — protein MFQLSNIKIVRDERTILSIENLTIPTNELTVVLGHNGSGKSTLVNLLSGQMSPDHGSVELDGASLSSFKSKDLAKQIAYLPQKLPASAGLTVEELVRLGRFPWRGALGRWNSEDKSIIQQAMERTGVTEFSQALADDLSGGERQRAWVSMLLAQQSPVLILDEPTSALDVHHQFQLMSLLSELNKNEDVGVIVILHDLNLALRYATHIVALKKGQIAFEGSADKLLDEQALSALYESPIRLIDHPVPAKTAASEKVAVVCE, from the coding sequence ATGTTTCAGCTTTCAAACATCAAAATTGTTCGTGATGAACGAACCATTCTCTCAATCGAAAACCTCACGATTCCGACCAACGAACTGACCGTCGTTCTTGGCCATAATGGTTCAGGTAAATCTACACTCGTTAATTTACTCTCAGGGCAGATGTCACCAGATCATGGCAGCGTGGAACTAGACGGCGCTTCCCTCTCTTCATTCAAAAGCAAAGACTTAGCCAAGCAGATTGCTTATTTACCGCAAAAGCTCCCAGCCTCTGCTGGCTTAACTGTCGAAGAACTGGTTCGTTTAGGGCGTTTCCCATGGAGAGGCGCACTAGGCCGTTGGAATTCAGAAGATAAGTCGATCATCCAGCAAGCAATGGAAAGAACCGGGGTTACTGAATTCTCACAAGCATTAGCGGATGACTTATCTGGCGGTGAACGTCAACGCGCGTGGGTCTCTATGTTGCTGGCTCAACAGTCTCCAGTATTGATCCTTGATGAACCGACTTCTGCATTGGATGTTCATCACCAATTCCAATTGATGAGTTTATTGTCTGAACTCAACAAAAATGAAGACGTTGGCGTTATCGTGATTCTGCACGACTTAAACCTTGCACTGCGCTACGCGACACACATCGTTGCTCTGAAGAAAGGTCAGATTGCCTTTGAAGGCAGCGCAGATAAGTTACTCGATGAACAGGCTTTGTCTGCACTGTATGAATCCCCTATCCGACTGATCGATCATCCAGTTCCAGCTAAGACAGCAGCAAGCGAAAAGGTCGCCGTTGTTTGTGAATAG
- a CDS encoding PQQ-dependent sugar dehydrogenase: MNTHHRIFSCALALLASGHITSAFAWQAEKITDGLVIPWGLAYVNDKSMLVTEKSGVIKHVDLKTGDQNTLFRLPNVWAKGQGGLLDIALSPFENGKFYVTYSKDVDGEGVTTLASANYSNNEVTNWTDVFVSKSRTDTGRHFGSRITFDDSHLYFSIGDRGDRDNGQDTMTHAGSILRLNADGSTPSDNPFTDNNKVLNEIWSFGHRNPQGLYYDFPTQKLWSIEHGPRGGDEIDLIKAGANYGWPVTSHGKEYWGPISVGESETKDGIEAPKKVYVPSIAPGSLIVYQGDKYPELKGKLLAGALKLTHINIVTVNEQGEAIEEERILEDLGERVRDIETSPNGDIFFSTDNGNLYRLKK, encoded by the coding sequence ATGAACACTCATCACCGTATTTTTTCATGTGCTTTAGCGCTGCTTGCCTCTGGTCATATAACGTCAGCCTTTGCGTGGCAGGCAGAGAAGATCACCGACGGACTCGTGATCCCTTGGGGGCTGGCTTATGTCAACGATAAGTCCATGCTAGTAACAGAAAAATCAGGCGTCATTAAACATGTCGATTTAAAAACAGGCGATCAAAACACACTGTTCAGGCTGCCCAATGTATGGGCGAAAGGCCAAGGTGGATTATTGGATATCGCACTCTCCCCTTTTGAAAACGGAAAGTTCTACGTCACTTACAGTAAAGACGTCGATGGTGAAGGCGTAACGACACTGGCTTCTGCTAATTACAGCAATAATGAAGTTACCAATTGGACAGACGTGTTTGTGTCGAAATCCAGAACGGACACAGGGCGTCACTTTGGTAGCCGAATCACCTTTGATGATAGCCACCTGTATTTTTCAATCGGCGATCGAGGTGATCGAGACAACGGCCAAGACACCATGACTCACGCCGGATCAATATTACGATTGAATGCTGATGGAAGCACACCAAGCGATAACCCATTCACGGATAACAACAAAGTGCTCAATGAAATTTGGAGCTTTGGCCATCGCAATCCACAAGGTCTGTATTACGATTTCCCGACTCAAAAGCTTTGGTCGATTGAACACGGTCCTCGCGGTGGTGATGAAATTGACCTAATAAAAGCAGGTGCCAACTATGGGTGGCCAGTCACCTCACACGGAAAAGAGTATTGGGGCCCTATCAGCGTTGGCGAATCGGAAACCAAAGATGGTATTGAAGCGCCTAAAAAAGTCTATGTTCCTTCAATCGCTCCGGGCAGTTTGATTGTTTACCAAGGAGACAAATACCCAGAGCTGAAAGGCAAACTGCTGGCTGGCGCACTAAAACTTACTCACATCAATATTGTGACAGTCAATGAACAAGGTGAGGCAATCGAGGAAGAACGCATTTTAGAGGACTTGGGCGAAAGGGTAAGAGACATCGAAACTTCACCAAACGGAGACATCTTCTTCAGCACTGATAATGGCAACCTGTACCGCTTGAAAAAGTAG
- a CDS encoding AraC family transcriptional regulator — MNTPAFDRISRVLAYIHANLSSALSLEDIAKQSCWSRWQLQRVFQAETGLTVANYVRELKLSQAAEELLDSKTRVIDIALELGFNSEISFSRSFKQMFGASPSQYRKAGKRVGLRKPIQVSETASTSEKGALSFVEVRIDERESFLVKGMTSEISGLFSLTQDFAQKVPQLWSRLEGEVEIPDDNVLQFIGVVDLTQSCFDGTNIHYWAGVELQEGISIPQLPSIISERLEVLTVPKQTYAVVKHCGPIENLRHTLSWFVLNWMPSSGYRGVDGYELEVYPFAYQAHASDAEMEYWVPIIKS; from the coding sequence ATGAACACTCCTGCATTTGACCGTATCAGCCGCGTTCTAGCTTATATCCATGCGAACCTTAGTTCGGCACTATCGCTAGAAGATATTGCGAAACAGAGCTGTTGGTCTCGCTGGCAGCTGCAAAGAGTGTTTCAAGCTGAAACAGGGCTTACTGTGGCAAACTACGTGAGGGAGCTAAAGCTAAGCCAAGCGGCTGAAGAACTGTTGGACAGCAAAACGCGAGTGATCGATATCGCACTTGAACTCGGATTTAATTCAGAAATTAGCTTTAGTCGTTCCTTTAAGCAGATGTTTGGGGCAAGCCCAAGTCAGTATAGAAAAGCAGGAAAAAGAGTCGGGCTAAGAAAGCCGATACAAGTATCTGAAACAGCGAGTACTTCTGAAAAAGGGGCGTTAAGCTTTGTGGAAGTGCGCATTGATGAAAGAGAGTCTTTCCTAGTGAAAGGTATGACATCAGAAATCAGTGGTTTGTTTTCACTCACGCAAGACTTCGCTCAGAAAGTCCCTCAGCTATGGTCACGTTTAGAAGGTGAGGTTGAGATCCCTGACGACAACGTGCTCCAGTTCATTGGCGTGGTTGACCTGACTCAGTCTTGCTTTGACGGGACGAATATTCACTATTGGGCAGGGGTAGAACTTCAGGAAGGAATTTCAATCCCGCAATTACCGAGTATTATCTCTGAAAGATTAGAGGTACTGACGGTTCCTAAGCAAACTTATGCTGTAGTGAAGCACTGTGGTCCAATTGAGAATTTACGACACACCTTGAGTTGGTTTGTGCTGAATTGGATGCCAAGTTCAGGTTATCGTGGCGTCGATGGATATGAGCTTGAAGTGTACCCGTTTGCCTATCAAGCACATGCCTCTGACGCTGAAATGGAGTACTGGGTTCCTATTATTAAATCGTAG
- a CDS encoding multidrug effflux MFS transporter: protein MSRGFDFKSILLACLVISIGQLSMGLVFPSLPWIAKDFDVSLEQAQLLVSVYLLGFGPSQFIYGPISDALGRKKVLLSGLLIAMLGLLMIIFFSHSFTSMVMGRFLQGLGTGCCAVLARASTRDRFSGADLPLAMSYIAMVASITPLIAPVIGGFINFHFGWSMVFISLLGYASVAWVVLAFKFKETVTQVSAIPSPKKMASQYKELLTSRYFMSFASIGWLNFSLMITTVSVMPFIMQNQIGMTSDEYAMWAVIPALGMLGGTSLCNRIRPMLGNKKTLLCTPVLHVAAALWLFFCPLEPLYLMLGQFLMILGNGIALPCAQALVMLPYKKNAGAAAAMSGGGQMVVSSMVSMGLVQLGLGEAWHLSLVIMLFTLITLFNILRGFSSQEARESQLS, encoded by the coding sequence ATGAGTCGTGGATTTGATTTTAAATCGATCTTACTTGCGTGTTTGGTCATCAGTATCGGCCAGCTCAGTATGGGCTTGGTGTTTCCTTCTTTACCTTGGATCGCCAAAGACTTTGATGTCTCGCTAGAGCAAGCTCAGCTTTTGGTGAGTGTGTATTTATTAGGCTTTGGTCCTTCCCAGTTTATTTATGGCCCTATCTCTGATGCCCTCGGGCGCAAAAAGGTACTGCTAAGCGGCTTGTTGATCGCCATGCTAGGCCTCTTGATGATCATCTTTTTCAGCCACTCCTTTACCAGTATGGTGATGGGGCGATTCCTGCAAGGTTTAGGTACTGGTTGTTGCGCGGTACTTGCCCGTGCGTCCACGCGAGACAGATTCAGTGGGGCAGACTTGCCTTTGGCGATGTCTTACATTGCTATGGTTGCGTCTATAACACCTTTGATCGCGCCCGTTATCGGTGGATTCATTAACTTCCATTTTGGCTGGAGCATGGTGTTTATCTCACTACTTGGCTATGCCTCTGTAGCTTGGGTGGTATTAGCGTTCAAATTTAAGGAAACCGTGACTCAGGTTTCGGCAATCCCTTCACCGAAGAAAATGGCTTCTCAATATAAAGAGCTACTCACTTCTCGTTATTTTATGAGCTTTGCGAGTATCGGTTGGCTTAACTTTAGCTTGATGATCACCACCGTATCAGTGATGCCGTTTATCATGCAAAACCAGATTGGCATGACGTCAGATGAATACGCGATGTGGGCCGTCATTCCAGCATTAGGCATGCTGGGTGGAACAAGCTTATGTAACCGTATTCGCCCTATGTTGGGTAACAAGAAAACTCTGTTATGCACACCTGTATTACATGTTGCTGCGGCGTTGTGGCTGTTCTTCTGTCCACTCGAACCTCTGTATCTCATGCTTGGCCAGTTCTTGATGATCCTTGGTAATGGTATTGCGTTACCTTGTGCTCAGGCGTTAGTGATGCTGCCTTACAAGAAGAACGCTGGCGCGGCGGCAGCGATGTCTGGCGGCGGGCAGATGGTGGTCTCTTCAATGGTGAGTATGGGGCTGGTTCAGTTAGGGTTAGGGGAAGCGTGGCATTTATCGCTCGTCATCATGCTGTTCACATTGATTACCCTGTTTAACATTTTGCGTGGTTTTAGTAGCCAAGAAGCGAGAGAGTCTCAGCTTAGTTAG
- a CDS encoding siderophore ferric iron reductase translates to MLSQLHNITTRRRAPSLHQKIFAYSKQITPYLSGSYGSLSSKSIAMTNDKSHIEIKRVYDGLAENHPEAGKAYWLTRTWDLVCWQPIYVTFISIYGLHSLPDIKNIGQFRYKEFVTGYRFFNGDHQHGSPEKLIPQAGQAILALTEFYRSQISEWTRIRPGFTNHLLADLLLGSLIKLQQHEPSLTNDYITEQAKLWLEACQLPENHLDSLKIDADSGMLKLIRISCCLVYKCDSRKYCDDCPRHPDNKKTAQ, encoded by the coding sequence ATGCTTTCCCAGCTGCACAATATTACCACTCGTCGCAGAGCCCCCTCCCTGCACCAGAAAATCTTCGCTTACTCAAAACAAATAACGCCTTATCTAAGCGGAAGTTATGGCTCTCTGAGCAGCAAAAGCATCGCAATGACAAACGATAAAAGCCATATCGAGATCAAACGCGTTTACGATGGCTTAGCGGAAAATCACCCTGAAGCAGGCAAAGCCTATTGGTTAACCCGAACGTGGGATCTGGTTTGCTGGCAACCAATCTACGTGACCTTCATATCTATCTACGGCCTTCACTCACTGCCTGATATTAAGAATATCGGCCAGTTTAGGTACAAAGAATTTGTCACGGGCTACCGTTTCTTTAATGGTGATCATCAACACGGTTCACCAGAAAAACTGATTCCACAAGCAGGCCAAGCTATTCTTGCACTCACAGAGTTTTATCGTAGCCAGATTAGTGAGTGGACACGTATTCGTCCGGGGTTTACCAATCATCTACTTGCTGATCTGTTACTAGGCAGCTTGATAAAACTACAGCAGCACGAGCCGAGCCTAACCAACGATTATATCACTGAACAAGCTAAGCTTTGGTTAGAAGCATGCCAGTTACCTGAAAATCATTTAGACAGCCTTAAAATAGACGCTGATTCGGGGATGCTAAAACTGATCAGAATCAGCTGCTGCTTAGTTTATAAGTGCGACTCTAGAAAGTATTGCGACGATTGCCCAAGACACCCCGACAACAAAAAAACAGCTCAATAA
- a CDS encoding TonB-dependent siderophore receptor: MTTHTRFKYSSLAVALLTAFSAQAFAEDTATSADSNVETITVMGKAYRNTATKSALEPEETPQGITVIDEEQLDQRGVKSLNQALRYAPGVVTEQKGASVTMYDTFSIRGFSNNQSYYDGLILPFLTGWNLQPQIDPIATQQVEVFKGPTSVLYGSMPPGGMVNMIAKAPQEDGSTKVGVSTGSRNLMEASIDTSGQLGDSDFSYRLVALARKQESQVDNAEEERYVIAPSLDWQVSDRTLINFNLYYQNDPSMGTNSAMPLEVLKASDPSVSMGDKNWSTFEREVLMLGYKINHQINDNWTFLQNARYSDASLYQENTYHRGTNFNAATGSLIRNVYSTDEDSQSFVIDNQVSGRVEISGLEHNLLFGVDYLKLTGDSLYKEFDANSSFGDFNAYNPNNDLLDKSQLQENYRESHDITTEQLGLYFQDQVRYDALVLLAGGRYDMFRASDEKTSIYPTSDGTEKADHNQFSYRVGALYELDNGISPFVSYATSFEPAAGTDINGNSLKPQLGEQVEFGVKYLSADMAQQLTASYFYITKKDSIAADPSDPTYRSKIQLGEVRSQGVEVEGRWFVTEDWDVNASYTYVDMEVTEDANPDLEGTTPIYVPTHAANLWSNYYVYGGALSGTRFSAGARYMGEMEMDATNTQGKVPSYTVVDLSVGYDLGEASETLSGATANLLVNNLFNEEYYTCYDQSNCWFGAEQSVELSVNYEF; this comes from the coding sequence ATGACCACTCACACTCGTTTTAAGTATTCATCATTGGCAGTCGCGTTGCTGACTGCGTTTTCAGCGCAAGCATTCGCGGAAGATACCGCTACTTCGGCAGATTCGAATGTAGAAACTATTACAGTTATGGGTAAAGCGTATCGTAATACAGCAACTAAATCGGCACTTGAGCCAGAAGAAACACCTCAAGGTATTACAGTCATTGATGAAGAACAGTTAGATCAACGAGGTGTAAAGTCTCTTAACCAAGCGCTTAGATACGCGCCGGGTGTTGTGACTGAGCAAAAGGGCGCATCAGTAACCATGTACGATACGTTCTCGATTCGTGGGTTTAGTAACAATCAGAGTTACTACGATGGCTTGATTCTGCCGTTTCTGACTGGATGGAACCTGCAACCTCAGATCGACCCTATTGCGACTCAGCAAGTTGAAGTGTTTAAAGGCCCTACGTCTGTGTTATATGGATCGATGCCGCCGGGTGGTATGGTCAACATGATCGCGAAGGCACCGCAAGAAGACGGGTCGACAAAAGTGGGTGTATCTACAGGCTCAAGAAACTTGATGGAAGCGTCAATTGATACTTCAGGTCAGTTAGGTGACAGTGACTTTTCATATCGTTTAGTTGCACTCGCACGTAAACAAGAGAGCCAAGTTGATAACGCTGAAGAAGAGCGTTATGTGATTGCTCCATCGCTAGATTGGCAGGTATCTGATAGAACACTTATTAACTTCAATCTTTACTATCAGAATGACCCGTCAATGGGTACTAATTCTGCAATGCCGCTTGAAGTGCTGAAGGCAAGTGATCCATCTGTGTCCATGGGCGACAAGAACTGGAGTACCTTTGAACGTGAAGTCTTGATGTTAGGTTACAAAATTAACCACCAAATCAATGACAACTGGACTTTCCTTCAGAACGCTCGTTATTCCGATGCGTCGCTATATCAAGAAAACACCTACCATCGTGGTACGAATTTTAACGCCGCAACTGGTAGCTTAATTCGAAATGTGTATAGCACGGATGAAGACTCTCAAAGCTTTGTTATCGATAACCAAGTTTCAGGCCGCGTCGAAATTAGTGGCTTAGAGCACAATTTACTATTCGGTGTCGACTACCTAAAGCTAACAGGTGACTCTTTGTACAAAGAGTTTGATGCAAACAGTAGTTTCGGTGATTTCAACGCATACAATCCAAATAACGACCTTTTGGATAAAAGTCAGCTTCAAGAGAATTACCGTGAATCCCACGACATTACTACCGAGCAGTTAGGATTATATTTCCAAGATCAAGTTCGCTACGACGCGCTGGTTTTACTTGCTGGTGGACGTTACGACATGTTCAGAGCGAGTGACGAAAAAACGAGCATTTATCCAACAAGCGATGGCACAGAAAAAGCGGATCACAATCAGTTCTCTTACCGCGTAGGTGCTTTGTATGAGTTAGATAATGGCATCTCTCCATTTGTAAGTTACGCGACGAGTTTTGAACCAGCTGCTGGTACCGATATTAACGGTAACTCGTTGAAACCTCAGCTGGGTGAGCAAGTCGAATTCGGTGTGAAATACCTGTCTGCTGATATGGCACAGCAACTTACAGCATCATACTTTTACATTACTAAGAAAGATTCAATTGCTGCCGATCCATCGGATCCAACGTATCGCTCTAAGATTCAGTTAGGCGAAGTGCGTTCTCAAGGTGTCGAAGTCGAAGGCAGATGGTTTGTAACGGAAGATTGGGATGTTAATGCGAGCTATACGTATGTCGACATGGAAGTGACTGAAGATGCGAACCCAGATCTAGAAGGCACTACACCAATCTATGTACCGACACATGCCGCTAATCTATGGAGCAATTACTATGTCTATGGTGGTGCTTTATCAGGAACTCGCTTCAGTGCAGGTGCTCGTTACATGGGTGAAATGGAGATGGATGCAACCAATACTCAAGGAAAAGTACCATCATATACGGTTGTCGATTTATCCGTAGGTTATGACCTAGGGGAAGCAAGTGAAACTCTGTCAGGTGCAACGGCTAACTTGCTCGTTAATAACCTGTTTAATGAAGAGTACTACACCTGCTACGACCAATCGAACTGTTGGTTCGGTGCTGAGCAGTCTGTAGAGCTCAGCGTGAACTACGAGTTCTAA
- the moeA gene encoding molybdopterin molybdotransferase MoeA has translation MGCCDAPGLMPIEEALDKLLSPIQPIQTTLSLPLAEALGYVLAEDILSPIFVPPFDNSAMDGYALRLADLENGKVLPLAGKSFAGQPFDDEWPANTCIRIMTGAKIPEGCNAVIMQENTTETDAGIDIQQDDIKLNNNIRPTGDDIKQGDIVLSRGERLTPRDIPMIASLGVSHVTVAHKPKVAFFSTGDELKPLGQPLEDGQIYDSNRYGIKPLIEAFGCEAIDLGIIPDCPATLKETFEKAQELADVVVTSGGVSVGEADYTKDILEELGQIGFWKLAIKPGKPFAFGELDNAWFCGLPGNPVSAMMTMYVLVQPMLAKLAGHTAWTVPESIPAITKSAFKKGPGRTDYQRGIYSIENGQFVVETTGNQSSGAFRSMSLANCFVVLERERGRVEVGETVQIQLFNSTLY, from the coding sequence ATGGGCTGTTGCGACGCTCCGGGCTTGATGCCAATTGAAGAAGCACTAGATAAGCTGCTATCACCAATTCAACCTATTCAAACGACCTTATCACTGCCATTAGCAGAAGCATTGGGTTACGTACTTGCTGAAGATATTCTATCCCCTATTTTTGTACCTCCTTTTGATAACTCAGCAATGGACGGCTATGCACTGCGCTTAGCAGACCTAGAGAACGGCAAAGTGCTGCCTTTAGCGGGTAAGTCCTTTGCAGGTCAGCCATTTGACGATGAATGGCCTGCAAACACCTGTATTCGCATTATGACTGGCGCAAAGATCCCGGAAGGTTGTAACGCGGTAATCATGCAAGAAAACACGACTGAAACTGACGCTGGCATTGATATTCAGCAAGACGACATCAAGCTGAACAATAACATTCGCCCTACTGGTGACGACATCAAACAAGGCGATATCGTTCTTAGCCGCGGCGAACGTTTAACACCTCGTGACATTCCAATGATTGCTTCGCTCGGTGTGAGTCATGTAACTGTGGCACACAAGCCTAAAGTCGCTTTCTTCTCTACTGGCGATGAGCTCAAGCCATTAGGCCAGCCTCTTGAAGACGGTCAGATCTACGACAGCAACCGCTACGGCATTAAACCGCTGATTGAAGCATTTGGTTGTGAAGCGATTGACCTAGGCATCATCCCTGATTGCCCTGCAACGCTTAAAGAAACCTTCGAGAAAGCTCAAGAACTCGCAGATGTTGTTGTGACTTCTGGCGGTGTGAGTGTTGGTGAAGCGGATTACACCAAAGATATTTTGGAAGAACTCGGCCAAATCGGCTTTTGGAAGCTCGCTATCAAACCAGGTAAACCGTTCGCATTTGGTGAATTGGATAACGCGTGGTTCTGTGGCTTACCGGGTAACCCAGTGTCGGCGATGATGACCATGTACGTTTTAGTTCAGCCTATGCTGGCTAAATTGGCTGGCCACACCGCATGGACAGTACCAGAGTCTATTCCTGCTATCACTAAGTCTGCATTCAAAAAAGGCCCAGGTCGTACTGATTACCAACGTGGCATCTACTCGATTGAAAACGGTCAGTTTGTAGTAGAAACAACAGGTAACCAAAGCTCTGGCGCTTTCCGCTCAATGAGCTTAGCAAACTGCTTTGTGGTACTAGAGCGCGAACGTGGCCGTGTTGAAGTCGGTGAAACGGTTCAGATTCAACTGTTTAACTCGACGCTTTACTAA